From one Nonomuraea polychroma genomic stretch:
- a CDS encoding aminopeptidase P family protein, with protein MTEPLNIGSHDLPITEKLAAFMRTGWADTRRVDVAALPIAPWAAKRRAALAARFPGERLVVPAGTLKVRSNDSDYRFRPHSAYAYLTGAGEPDDVLVIEPSGESVLYVRPRSPREEGQEFYRDRRYGEFWAGRRPDLAEAAELYQIECRHIRDLELEKPARVLRGVDASVDARAPRGEGDAEFESFLSEMRLVKDEWEVGELRSAVDATVRGFEDVVRALPQAVGHPRGERYLEGVFGLRARLEGNAVGYESIVASGSHACVLHWIRNDGALHAGDLLLLDAGVESDTLYTADVTRTFPLSGRFSAVQRQAYELVYEAQEAAIATLRPGARFRDFHLAAMRVICDGLRDWGLLKGSADELMETGLYRRYTLCSSGHMLGLDVHDCAKSRAEVYLDGVLEEGHVLTVEPGLYFQPDDLTLPEELRGMGIRIEDDLVVTADGSALLSSGLPRRADEIESWMSVLS; from the coding sequence ATGACCGAGCCGCTCAACATCGGAAGCCATGACCTTCCCATCACCGAGAAACTCGCCGCATTCATGCGCACGGGCTGGGCGGACACCCGGCGGGTCGATGTGGCGGCGCTGCCGATCGCGCCGTGGGCGGCCAAGCGCCGCGCCGCGCTGGCCGCCCGGTTCCCCGGCGAGCGGCTGGTGGTCCCGGCGGGCACGCTCAAGGTCCGCAGCAATGACAGCGACTACCGGTTCCGGCCGCACAGCGCGTACGCATACCTGACGGGCGCGGGCGAGCCGGACGACGTGCTGGTGATCGAGCCGTCCGGGGAGAGCGTCCTGTACGTGCGGCCGCGCTCGCCGCGCGAGGAGGGCCAGGAGTTCTACCGTGACCGCCGCTACGGCGAGTTCTGGGCCGGACGCCGCCCCGACCTGGCGGAGGCCGCCGAGCTCTACCAGATCGAGTGCCGGCACATCCGTGATCTGGAACTTGAGAAGCCGGCCCGGGTGCTGCGCGGCGTCGACGCCTCCGTGGACGCGCGGGCGCCGCGGGGTGAGGGCGACGCCGAGTTCGAGTCGTTCCTGTCGGAGATGCGGCTGGTCAAGGACGAGTGGGAGGTCGGCGAGCTGCGCTCGGCCGTGGACGCCACCGTGCGCGGTTTCGAGGACGTCGTGCGCGCGCTGCCGCAGGCGGTCGGGCATCCACGCGGCGAGCGGTACCTGGAGGGTGTGTTCGGGCTGCGGGCGCGGCTGGAGGGCAACGCGGTCGGCTACGAGAGCATCGTGGCCTCCGGGTCGCATGCGTGCGTGCTGCACTGGATCCGCAACGACGGCGCGCTGCACGCCGGGGACCTGCTCCTGCTGGACGCGGGCGTCGAGTCGGACACGCTCTACACCGCCGACGTGACCCGCACGTTCCCGCTGTCGGGACGCTTCAGCGCGGTGCAGCGGCAGGCGTACGAGCTGGTGTACGAGGCGCAGGAGGCGGCCATCGCCACCCTGCGGCCCGGCGCCCGCTTCCGCGACTTCCACCTGGCGGCCATGCGCGTGATCTGCGACGGCCTGCGTGACTGGGGGCTGCTGAAAGGCTCGGCCGACGAGCTCATGGAGACCGGGCTCTACCGGCGCTACACGCTCTGCAGCAGCGGCCACATGCTCGGCCTGGACGTGCACGACTGCGCCAAGTCGCGGGCGGAGGTCTACCTGGACGGCGTCCTGGAGGAGGGCCACGTGCTCACCGTGGAGCCGGGCCTGTACTTCCAGCCGGACGACCTGACGCTGCCCGAGGAGCTGCGCGGCATGGGCATCCGCATCGAGGACGACCTCGTCGTCACCGCCGACGGCTCGGCGCTGCTGTCCTCCGGGCTGCCGCGGCGCGCGGACGAGATCGAGTCCTGGATGAGTGTCTTGTCGTAA
- a CDS encoding CBS domain-containing protein — protein MLIGTILRGKGSDVTTVAPEASVRDLLAKLAEHNIGAVVVSTDGATIQGIVSERDVVRHLNDRGAAVLDEPVSAIMTTDVRTVGPGDNVDALRRIMTTQRFRHMPVVQNGRLVGIVSIGDVVKSAIEELETEKASLVDYLHR, from the coding sequence ATGCTCATCGGGACGATCCTTCGCGGCAAGGGCAGCGACGTGACGACCGTGGCACCTGAGGCGTCCGTCCGAGACCTGCTGGCCAAGCTCGCCGAGCACAACATCGGCGCCGTCGTCGTCTCCACCGACGGCGCCACGATCCAGGGGATCGTCTCCGAACGTGACGTCGTACGCCACCTGAACGACCGTGGCGCGGCAGTCCTAGACGAGCCGGTCTCCGCGATCATGACGACGGACGTGCGTACGGTCGGGCCGGGCGACAACGTCGACGCGCTCCGGCGCATCATGACCACGCAGCGGTTCCGGCACATGCCCGTGGTCCAGAACGGCCGGCTGGTCGGCATCGTCAGCATCGGAGACGTGGTGAAGAGCGCCATCGAAGAGCTGGAGACGGAGAAGGCGTCGCTCGTCGACTATCTCCACCGTTGA
- a CDS encoding cyclase family protein, which yields MSVLQSFVDHVRSGAIEVVDLTAPLSSETPILQLPEPFGNTIPFRLEEISRYDDRGPAWYWNDIHTGEHTGTHFDAPIHWVTARDGQDVSQVPARNLIAPAVVLDFSAEASKDPDFLLQIDHVKEWERANGPLPEGGWLLYRTGWDARASDQAAFLNANETGPHTPGVSVECASWLASDTPIIGLGVETVGTDAGTAHSFDPAFPCHSFLLGAGKYGLTQLRNLDRLPVTGAVVVAPPLPIVGGSGSPVRVLALVER from the coding sequence ATGTCGGTGTTGCAGAGCTTCGTGGACCACGTGCGCAGCGGCGCGATCGAGGTGGTAGACCTCACCGCCCCTCTCTCCTCCGAGACGCCGATCCTCCAGTTGCCCGAGCCGTTCGGCAACACGATCCCGTTCCGGCTGGAGGAGATCAGCCGGTACGACGACCGCGGCCCCGCCTGGTACTGGAACGACATCCACACCGGCGAGCACACCGGCACCCACTTCGACGCCCCCATCCACTGGGTCACCGCCCGCGACGGCCAGGACGTCTCCCAGGTGCCCGCGCGCAACCTCATCGCACCCGCCGTCGTCCTCGACTTCTCCGCCGAGGCGTCCAAGGACCCCGACTTCCTCCTCCAGATCGACCACGTCAAGGAGTGGGAACGCGCCAACGGGCCGCTGCCCGAGGGCGGCTGGCTGCTCTACCGGACCGGCTGGGACGCTCGCGCCTCCGACCAGGCCGCCTTCCTGAACGCCAACGAGACCGGCCCGCACACACCCGGCGTCTCCGTCGAATGCGCGTCCTGGCTGGCGTCCGACACGCCGATCATCGGGCTGGGCGTCGAGACCGTCGGCACCGACGCCGGCACCGCCCACTCCTTCGACCCCGCCTTCCCCTGCCACTCGTTCCTGCTCGGCGCCGGGAAATACGGCCTGACCCAGCTCCGCAACCTCGACCGCCTGCCGGTGACCGGCGCCGTCGTGGTCGCGCCGCCGCTGCCCATCGTGGGCGGCTCGGGGAGCCCGGTGCGCGTGCTCGCCCTGGTGGAACGTTGA
- a CDS encoding thiamine pyrophosphate-binding protein, with protein sequence MIVAEAVGRALAACGAETVFGVVGSGNFHVTNALVAAGARFVAARHEGGAATMADAYARMSGRAGIVSVHQGPGLTNALTGIAEAAKSRTPLIVLAGEATDRRSNFSVDQDALAAAVGAVPMRVAPAEGAWEQAVEAYRVAVEGRRTVLLNLPLDVQAMPCDPPAGPTAAGGGESGVSPARGAAVEELARLLSRSRRPVFIAGRGARRARRELEALADRAGALLATSAVAKGLFRGSPWDLDVSGGFATPLAAELIRGADLVVGWGCALNMWTTRHGSLIPQDGKVAQVDLDRSALGAHVPVDLGVTGDVAAVATALAAQLTTGGVAPDTTGAGPAGAAGYRSPELARRIQAEGRWRDVPYADESGGGRIDPRTLTIGLDDLLPIERILSIDSGNFMGYPSMFLDIPDERGFCFTQAFQSIGLGLATAIGAALAQPDRLPVAALGDGGALMGAAELETVVRLGLPMVIVIYDDEAYGAEVHHFGPHGHPLDTVTFPPADLAAIARGHGFAAVTVTTPADLAGVADWLKGGRDRPLLVHAKVTRNRGSWWLEEAFKGH encoded by the coding sequence TTGATCGTCGCCGAGGCCGTGGGGCGGGCCCTGGCCGCCTGCGGCGCCGAGACGGTCTTCGGCGTGGTCGGCAGCGGCAACTTCCACGTCACGAACGCCCTCGTCGCCGCCGGCGCACGGTTCGTCGCGGCGCGGCACGAGGGCGGGGCCGCGACGATGGCCGACGCGTACGCGCGGATGAGCGGGCGGGCCGGGATCGTGTCCGTGCACCAGGGGCCCGGACTCACGAACGCCCTGACCGGCATCGCCGAGGCCGCCAAGAGCCGCACCCCGCTGATCGTCCTCGCCGGCGAGGCCACCGACCGCCGCTCCAACTTCTCCGTCGACCAGGACGCCCTGGCCGCGGCGGTGGGGGCGGTGCCGATGCGGGTGGCGCCGGCGGAGGGGGCCTGGGAGCAGGCGGTGGAGGCGTACCGGGTGGCCGTGGAAGGGCGGCGCACCGTCCTGCTCAACCTGCCGCTCGACGTCCAGGCCATGCCCTGTGACCCGCCCGCCGGCCCTACCGCTGCGGGTGGCGGCGAGTCCGGCGTCTCGCCTGCTCGTGGAGCGGCGGTGGAGGAGCTCGCACGGCTGCTGAGCAGGTCCCGGCGGCCGGTGTTCATCGCCGGGCGCGGTGCCCGGCGCGCGCGCCGCGAGCTGGAGGCCCTGGCTGACCGGGCAGGCGCCCTGCTGGCCACCTCGGCCGTGGCCAAAGGGCTGTTCCGCGGCAGCCCATGGGACCTGGACGTGAGCGGCGGCTTCGCGACCCCGCTCGCCGCCGAGCTGATCCGCGGCGCGGACCTGGTCGTCGGGTGGGGCTGCGCGCTCAACATGTGGACCACCCGCCACGGCTCGCTCATCCCGCAGGACGGGAAGGTGGCGCAGGTCGACCTCGACCGGTCAGCGCTCGGCGCACATGTGCCCGTGGATCTGGGCGTGACGGGCGACGTGGCAGCCGTCGCAACCGCCCTGGCTGCGCAGCTCACCACCGGGGGCGTCGCGCCGGACACCACAGGGGCCGGACCGGCCGGCGCCGCGGGTTACCGGTCGCCCGAGCTCGCCCGCCGCATCCAGGCCGAGGGCCGCTGGCGGGACGTGCCGTACGCGGACGAGAGCGGCGGCGGCCGGATCGACCCGAGGACGCTCACCATCGGCCTGGACGACCTGCTGCCGATCGAGCGCATCCTCTCCATCGATTCCGGAAATTTCATGGGATACCCGTCGATGTTTCTCGACATCCCGGACGAACGCGGCTTCTGCTTCACGCAGGCGTTCCAGTCGATCGGGCTGGGCCTGGCGACGGCGATCGGCGCCGCCCTGGCCCAGCCGGACCGGCTGCCCGTGGCCGCGCTCGGCGACGGCGGCGCCCTCATGGGCGCCGCCGAGCTGGAGACGGTCGTCCGCCTGGGCCTGCCGATGGTGATCGTGATCTACGACGACGAGGCGTACGGGGCCGAAGTGCACCACTTCGGCCCGCACGGTCACCCACTGGACACGGTCACGTTCCCGCCCGCCGATCTCGCCGCCATCGCCCGAGGTCACGGCTTCGCCGCCGTGACCGTCACGACGCCGGCCGACCTGGCCGGCGTGGCGGACTGGCTCAAGGGCGGCCGGGACCGCCCGCTGCTGGTCCACGCCAAGGTCACGAGGAACCGCGGCTCCTGGTGGCTGGAGGAGGCGTTCAAGGGCCACTGA
- a CDS encoding phosphodiester glycosidase family protein: MSGLAMACLVAGQVVVAAPVPAASAPLSSADELPLGPASLAERRTSREVAPGVTHVAIERGQSSSDDFWTVTIGVATTEAEAGELEQRIRAAGHEPRRDPTAGPSPLGPGDRPLGWMVRVGRHADQQAAQAAANDLAAKGVRGSVQFTGEDGHATTGPWSADVLVVDPRRFRGRLGSELATQIVPGRETTSSIAQRTGALAAVNGGFFVISSGDGGKPGPGLAGTDGDLAGISVVRGDLVSEAVNGRPALVIPSDSGAGTAVRRLTTRLSVRAANGDHREVTGLNRKPGLIVNCGGVGAAYPMALPAHDYTCGNDNEVIAFTPVFGPELPKGEGHQVTLDGRGVVVAVQDGRGGVMPARGTVLQATGTGAQWLRDHARRGEHLTLRRSIVDAEGGASQPVRPQTSIVNGGPLLLRHGAVALDPVRDGWSPQDIDGADRGAFYNGWYLRRNPRTAAGVTRDGKIILLTVDGRRPAHSVGLSIPEVAQVMRGLGAVEAINLDGGGSTAMVVGGALQGVPSDATGERPDGDAIVVLP; the protein is encoded by the coding sequence ATGAGCGGGCTGGCCATGGCCTGCCTCGTCGCCGGACAGGTCGTGGTGGCCGCGCCGGTTCCGGCCGCCTCCGCACCGCTCTCGTCGGCTGACGAGCTCCCGCTCGGGCCGGCGTCGCTGGCGGAGCGACGTACCAGCCGCGAGGTCGCCCCCGGCGTCACCCACGTCGCGATCGAGCGCGGCCAGAGCTCCTCCGACGACTTCTGGACGGTCACGATCGGCGTGGCCACCACCGAGGCGGAGGCGGGCGAGCTGGAGCAGCGGATCCGCGCGGCCGGGCACGAGCCGCGGCGGGACCCCACCGCCGGCCCCTCGCCGCTCGGTCCTGGCGACCGGCCGCTCGGCTGGATGGTCCGGGTCGGCAGGCACGCCGATCAGCAGGCGGCGCAGGCGGCCGCGAACGATCTCGCGGCCAAGGGCGTCCGTGGCAGCGTCCAGTTCACCGGTGAGGACGGTCATGCGACGACCGGCCCCTGGTCGGCCGACGTCCTCGTCGTCGATCCGCGTCGCTTCCGCGGACGGCTCGGCTCCGAGCTGGCCACGCAGATCGTGCCGGGGCGGGAGACCACCAGTTCGATCGCCCAGCGCACCGGCGCGCTGGCCGCGGTCAACGGCGGCTTCTTCGTCATCTCCAGTGGCGACGGCGGCAAGCCGGGACCCGGGCTCGCCGGCACCGACGGCGACCTCGCCGGCATCTCCGTGGTCCGCGGCGACCTCGTCTCCGAAGCCGTCAACGGCCGCCCGGCGCTCGTCATCCCGTCCGATTCCGGAGCCGGGACCGCCGTGCGACGGCTCACGACGCGCCTGTCGGTACGGGCGGCGAACGGCGACCACCGCGAGGTCACGGGACTCAACCGGAAGCCCGGTCTGATCGTCAACTGCGGCGGCGTCGGGGCGGCCTACCCGATGGCGTTGCCGGCGCACGACTACACCTGCGGCAACGACAACGAGGTGATCGCGTTCACGCCGGTCTTCGGACCGGAGCTGCCGAAGGGCGAGGGCCATCAGGTGACGCTCGACGGGCGGGGCGTCGTCGTGGCCGTGCAGGACGGGCGGGGCGGCGTGATGCCGGCGCGGGGCACCGTTCTCCAGGCCACCGGCACGGGCGCCCAGTGGCTGCGCGATCATGCCCGCCGTGGCGAGCATCTGACGCTACGGCGTTCCATCGTCGACGCGGAGGGCGGTGCGTCGCAGCCGGTCCGGCCGCAGACCTCGATCGTCAACGGCGGGCCGCTGCTGCTGCGCCACGGTGCGGTGGCTCTCGACCCGGTTCGTGACGGATGGAGCCCGCAGGACATCGACGGCGCCGACCGTGGAGCCTTCTACAACGGCTGGTACCTGCGGCGGAACCCGCGTACGGCCGCGGGCGTCACCCGCGACGGAAAGATCATCCTGCTCACCGTCGACGGCCGCCGTCCCGCGCACAGCGTGGGGCTGAGCATTCCCGAGGTGGCGCAGGTCATGCGTGGCCTCGGGGCCGTCGAGGCGATCAATCTCGACGGCGGCGGATCGACGGCCATGGTCGTCGGCGGCGCGCTGCAGGGCGTGCCGAGCGATGCCACCGGCGAGCGGCCGGACGGGGATGCCATCGTCGTCCTCCCCTGA
- a CDS encoding PTS-dependent dihydroxyacetone kinase phosphotransferase subunit DhaM — translation MASEGPGGKEARAGGGRVMVGLVLVSHSAGLATEAVALVLGIAGREAPVAAAGGTEDGRLGTSLDLIEAAVRAVDQGDGVVLVPDLGSSVLTARLVEEPGRVVVADVPFVEGAIAAAVTAGTGASLADVLAAAEESRTYRKL, via the coding sequence ATGGCGTCAGAGGGCCCTGGGGGCAAAGAAGCGCGGGCCGGCGGGGGCCGGGTGATGGTGGGACTCGTGCTGGTGTCCCACAGTGCGGGGCTGGCGACGGAGGCGGTGGCGCTGGTCCTGGGGATCGCCGGCAGGGAAGCGCCGGTGGCGGCGGCCGGCGGGACGGAGGACGGCAGGCTGGGCACAAGCCTCGATCTCATCGAGGCCGCGGTGCGGGCGGTCGATCAGGGTGACGGGGTGGTCCTGGTGCCCGATCTGGGCAGTTCGGTGCTGACCGCCCGCCTGGTGGAGGAGCCGGGGCGGGTGGTGGTGGCGGACGTGCCGTTCGTGGAGGGCGCGATCGCGGCGGCGGTGACGGCGGGCACCGGCGCTTCGCTGGCCGACGTGCTGGCCGCCGCCGAGGAGTCGCGTACCTACCGCAAGCTCTAG
- the dhaL gene encoding dihydroxyacetone kinase subunit DhaL, with the protein MDTAFFVAWFEEAARLVRRDRDRLTDLDAAIGDADHGTNLDRGLTEVTKALAEWPPDTPVQVLTSAGATLIRRVGGASGPLYGSVFRQMGKALRAPVTLAGFSAAFEEGVVALERLGKAALGDKTMVDALAPASRALALAVRDGVGVREAFEQAARAAAEGAQATIPMQARKGRASYLGERSIGHEDPGAASAALFMAALATVAA; encoded by the coding sequence ATGGACACCGCCTTCTTCGTGGCGTGGTTCGAGGAGGCGGCCAGGCTGGTACGCCGGGATCGCGACCGGCTGACGGACCTGGACGCCGCGATCGGCGACGCCGACCACGGCACGAACCTCGACCGCGGGCTCACCGAGGTGACCAAGGCGCTGGCCGAGTGGCCGCCGGACACGCCGGTGCAGGTGCTGACGTCGGCCGGGGCCACGCTGATCCGGAGGGTGGGAGGGGCTTCCGGGCCGCTGTACGGCTCGGTGTTTCGCCAGATGGGCAAGGCGCTGCGGGCGCCGGTGACGCTGGCGGGGTTCTCGGCGGCGTTCGAGGAGGGGGTCGTGGCGCTGGAGCGGCTGGGCAAGGCGGCTCTGGGTGACAAGACCATGGTGGACGCGCTGGCGCCGGCGTCCCGTGCGCTGGCGTTGGCCGTACGCGATGGTGTGGGGGTTCGGGAGGCGTTCGAGCAGGCGGCGCGGGCGGCGGCGGAGGGCGCTCAGGCGACGATCCCGATGCAGGCCCGCAAGGGCCGGGCCAGTTACCTGGGTGAGCGCAGCATCGGGCACGAGGACCCGGGTGCGGCGTCGGCGGCGTTGTTCATGGCCGCACTGGCCACCGTGGCGGCCTGA
- the dhaK gene encoding dihydroxyacetone kinase subunit DhaK, translated as MKKLINTADSVVEDALNGMAAAHPSLRIRDQVVYRAEGPRPGKVGLVSGGGSGHEPLHAGFVGYGMLDAACPGEIFTSPVPDQIIEATKAVDGGAGVLHIVKNYTGDVLNFEMAAELVEDVEVASVLIDDDVAVQDSLYTAGRRGTGATLFVEKTAGALAEEGAPLAEVARVASEVDERSRSFGIALTSCTTPHAGKPTFDLPDNEVELGIGIHGEPGRRRVPMVSARELAGVAMEAIHGDMPLHGDLLVMVNGMGGTPLMELYVVFAEVAAFIKGKGARVSRSLVGNYVTSLEMQGFSVTVCLLDDALTRLWDAPVETPGLRWGR; from the coding sequence ATGAAGAAGCTCATCAACACGGCCGACTCCGTCGTTGAAGACGCGTTGAACGGCATGGCCGCGGCCCACCCCTCGCTGCGGATCCGCGATCAGGTGGTCTACCGGGCCGAGGGCCCGCGCCCCGGCAAGGTCGGCCTGGTCTCGGGCGGCGGCTCAGGTCACGAGCCGCTGCATGCCGGGTTCGTCGGGTACGGCATGCTCGACGCGGCCTGCCCCGGCGAGATCTTCACCTCGCCCGTGCCCGACCAGATCATCGAGGCGACGAAGGCGGTGGACGGCGGCGCGGGCGTCCTGCACATCGTCAAGAACTACACCGGCGACGTGCTGAACTTCGAGATGGCCGCCGAGCTGGTCGAGGACGTCGAGGTGGCGAGCGTGCTGATCGACGACGACGTGGCCGTGCAGGACTCCCTCTACACGGCGGGCCGCCGCGGCACCGGCGCCACGCTGTTCGTGGAGAAGACAGCGGGGGCGCTCGCCGAGGAGGGCGCACCGCTGGCCGAGGTGGCCAGGGTTGCAAGCGAGGTGGACGAGCGCAGCCGATCGTTCGGGATCGCGCTGACCTCCTGTACGACACCGCACGCCGGCAAGCCGACCTTCGACCTGCCGGACAACGAGGTGGAACTGGGCATCGGCATCCACGGCGAGCCCGGGCGCCGGCGGGTGCCGATGGTGTCGGCGCGCGAGCTGGCCGGGGTCGCGATGGAGGCGATCCACGGTGACATGCCGCTCCACGGCGACCTGCTCGTCATGGTGAACGGCATGGGCGGCACGCCGCTCATGGAGCTGTATGTGGTGTTCGCTGAGGTGGCGGCGTTCATCAAGGGCAAGGGGGCGCGGGTGTCGCGTTCGCTGGTCGGCAATTATGTGACGAGCCTGGAGATGCAGGGCTTCTCGGTGACGGTCTGCCTGCTGGACGACGCGCTGACGCGCCTGTGGGACGCGCCGGTCGAGACGCCGGGGCTGCGCTGGGGGCGTTGA
- a CDS encoding cytochrome P450, which yields MDVVYTPYDPSINDDPYPVYARLRREAPIYHNPDLGFWALSRHADVSAAFTDSARYSSDHGPMLDPGAWGPHARTFLSFVAMDPPEHTRMRAIVSRAFTPRRVAALEPMIRQIARGYIEQGLEKGTFDFARDLSAKLPFDVISELMGVPPSDRAEIRRKSDTLVRYDPQGQMADAGLKSILSFGDYYASIIADRRTTPHDDLISALVANGGLTDEEIVAFIFLLIGAGSETTTHLLSAAWYWAWRNPDQRAAAFGGAIMPWVEESLRYDTPAHGLARRLTEPTELHGTLVPKDAKIWLLIGAANRDESVFPDPDVYDLSRDTSRAISFGVGRHYCLGGPLARLEARVTLEELTKSVAPGYEIHEEGIKRTAHGNVRGMVRLPTTVRAT from the coding sequence GTGGATGTCGTCTACACACCGTACGATCCGTCGATCAACGACGATCCGTACCCCGTCTACGCGCGGTTACGCCGGGAAGCGCCGATCTACCACAATCCGGACCTCGGCTTCTGGGCCTTGTCCCGGCACGCCGACGTCTCCGCCGCCTTCACCGACTCCGCCCGCTATTCCAGCGACCACGGTCCCATGCTCGATCCGGGCGCGTGGGGGCCGCACGCCCGGACGTTCCTGTCGTTCGTGGCCATGGATCCGCCCGAGCACACCCGCATGCGGGCGATCGTGTCGCGCGCCTTCACGCCGCGCCGGGTTGCCGCACTCGAGCCGATGATCAGGCAGATCGCCCGAGGCTACATCGAGCAGGGCCTGGAGAAGGGCACGTTCGACTTCGCCCGCGATCTGTCGGCCAAGCTGCCGTTCGACGTGATCTCCGAGCTGATGGGCGTGCCGCCGTCCGACCGGGCCGAGATTCGCCGCAAGTCCGACACCCTGGTCAGGTACGACCCGCAGGGCCAGATGGCCGACGCCGGGCTCAAGAGCATCCTGTCCTTCGGCGACTACTACGCCTCGATCATCGCCGATCGCAGGACCACGCCGCATGACGACCTCATCTCGGCTCTCGTGGCCAACGGCGGGCTGACCGACGAGGAGATCGTGGCCTTCATCTTCCTGCTGATCGGGGCCGGCTCGGAGACCACGACACACCTGCTCAGCGCCGCCTGGTACTGGGCGTGGCGCAACCCGGACCAGCGCGCCGCCGCCTTCGGCGGGGCGATCATGCCGTGGGTGGAGGAATCGCTGCGCTACGACACCCCCGCCCACGGACTGGCCCGCCGCCTCACCGAGCCCACGGAGCTGCACGGCACGCTCGTGCCCAAGGACGCCAAGATCTGGCTGCTCATCGGCGCCGCCAACCGGGACGAGTCGGTCTTCCCCGATCCCGACGTCTACGACCTCAGCCGTGACACCTCCCGGGCGATCAGCTTCGGCGTCGGCCGCCACTACTGCCTCGGCGGACCGCTGGCCCGGCTGGAGGCGCGGGTGACGCTGGAGGAGTTGACAAAATCCGTCGCGCCCGGCTACGAGATTCACGAGGAGGGCATCAAGCGCACCGCGCACGGCAACGTACGCGGCATGGTCCGTCTCCCGACCACCGTCAGAGCAACCTGA
- a CDS encoding lysophospholipid acyltransferase family protein, translating to MAEIVYPPVIAAARTLFRALDIRFHLEGTEHVPRSGGAVLVSNHISYLDFIFAGFAALPSKRLVRFMAKQDVFEHRISGPLMRGMHHIPVDRGAGAGSYATALRMLKAGEVVGVFAEATISRSFTVKEIKNGAIRMAQATNTPIIPVALWGSQRLWTKGRPRKLLQRHVPLTILVGEPMHPKRGEDVNQHTADLHARMSDLLDRAQRTYPEIPPGVWWQPAHLGGTAPTPEEAAAMDAAEAEARAKKA from the coding sequence ATGGCTGAGATCGTGTACCCGCCGGTTATCGCCGCCGCGCGGACCTTGTTTCGCGCGCTCGACATCCGCTTCCACCTGGAGGGGACCGAGCACGTGCCACGGTCCGGGGGAGCGGTGCTGGTGAGCAATCACATCAGCTACCTCGACTTCATCTTCGCCGGGTTCGCCGCGTTGCCGTCGAAGCGGCTGGTGCGGTTCATGGCCAAGCAGGACGTGTTCGAGCATCGGATCTCGGGGCCGCTGATGCGCGGCATGCACCACATCCCGGTCGATCGGGGCGCGGGTGCGGGATCGTACGCGACGGCGCTGCGGATGTTGAAGGCCGGCGAGGTGGTGGGCGTCTTCGCCGAGGCCACGATCAGCCGGTCGTTCACCGTCAAGGAGATCAAGAACGGCGCGATCCGGATGGCCCAGGCCACCAACACGCCGATCATCCCGGTGGCGTTGTGGGGCAGCCAGCGGCTGTGGACGAAGGGCCGGCCGCGCAAGCTGCTGCAGCGGCATGTGCCCCTCACCATCCTGGTGGGGGAGCCGATGCACCCGAAACGCGGCGAGGACGTCAACCAGCACACCGCCGACCTGCACGCCCGCATGTCGGATCTCCTGGACCGGGCCCAGCGCACCTACCCGGAGATCCCGCCGGGGGTGTGGTGGCAGCCCGCCCACCTGGGCGGCACCGCCCCGACCCCGGAGGAGGCCGCGGCCATGGACGCGGCCGAGGCCGAGGCAAGAGCCAAGAAGGCGTAG
- a CDS encoding serine/threonine-protein kinase encodes MRKIGGRYLLNEEAGRGGMGVVWRAFDQLLHRTVALKELTLAGEVEMVRRRVLREARMAAGLTHPNIVTVHDLIEEGGKLWIVMEYLDGLSLHQLLSQVGTLPAQSVAAIGQHLLAALRTAHQAGVLHRDVKPANVMLTGDRVVLTDFGIATAEGDIRMTTSRRLRGTPAFMAPERLHGGPASKEADMWSFGATLYSAVEGQPPYPGQDAATVLGMARSGPYPPPRRAGVMRPLIEGLLHHDPVRRFTPEQTAGLLAGMRASSFQAAI; translated from the coding sequence ATGCGGAAGATCGGCGGACGGTACCTCCTGAATGAGGAGGCCGGTCGTGGGGGTATGGGAGTCGTCTGGCGTGCGTTCGATCAGCTCCTCCACCGTACGGTGGCACTCAAGGAGCTGACCTTGGCCGGTGAGGTCGAGATGGTTCGCCGCCGGGTGCTGCGTGAGGCCAGGATGGCCGCCGGGCTGACGCACCCCAATATCGTCACAGTGCACGACCTGATCGAAGAGGGCGGCAAGCTCTGGATCGTCATGGAGTACCTCGACGGGCTCTCGTTGCACCAGTTGCTGTCTCAGGTCGGCACGCTGCCGGCGCAGTCGGTGGCCGCGATCGGGCAGCACCTGCTCGCCGCGCTGCGCACGGCCCACCAGGCCGGGGTGCTGCACCGCGACGTGAAGCCCGCCAATGTCATGCTGACCGGCGACCGGGTGGTGCTGACCGACTTCGGCATCGCGACGGCCGAGGGCGACATCCGGATGACGACGTCGCGGCGGCTGCGCGGCACGCCTGCCTTCATGGCGCCCGAGCGGCTCCACGGCGGGCCCGCCAGCAAGGAGGCCGACATGTGGTCCTTCGGCGCCACCCTCTACAGCGCCGTCGAAGGCCAGCCGCCTTATCCCGGTCAGGACGCCGCCACGGTGCTCGGCATGGCCAGGAGCGGCCCCTACCCGCCGCCCCGCCGGGCCGGGGTGATGCGCCCGCTGATCGAAGGGCTGCTGCACCACGACCCCGTGCGCCGGTTCACGCCGGAGCAGACGGCGGGGCTGCTGGCCGGCATGCGCGCCAGCTCGTTCCAGGCCGCCATCTGA